From the Salminus brasiliensis chromosome 15, fSalBra1.hap2, whole genome shotgun sequence genome, the window aggtcCTGTAGCTGAAGACCCTAAATCAATACAGGCAAGTCACCATAACTGatcagaactgactgttcagatGCTTTAGCACATCTCTGAACCATTGTcttcctctagcccacgcttggcattaggcagcatggtgccaataggttcatgtctatctcctccagagagtcctattctattggcagtacttcttctctacagggactagacaagctatgtgtgtgtgtgtagctgaatgcattcattagaaggggtgtccacaaacatttggacacagattATTTTTCACAGATGTGACTATATAGCCTATTTCCAGCCTTAACTGTCTGATTCTGTTACATTGGCTGACAGACTGATGacacactaaaaacaaaaaggttCTACAAGCGAAAAACTGTTTCTAAGGTTCTAAGAAaagccataaaagaaccacttggggttccataaagaatcatgttgTAAAAGATTGAGTGTGAAGTGTGACTTTTAAAAAGAGAAACTTCAAAATGAGTCTAAacctaaaggttcttcagactaaCAGAGAACCCGTTCTAGCACCCTTATATTTTTAGAAGTGCACCCACCAGGTACCCAGACCAGTTATGATCTCTTAGACTCCCAGCATCATTGGGGAGTAAACCGGTGATCCCAATTTTGCAGTTATATTTCAAGTGCTTTCACGATCACTATCTTAGTGTGCTTTTGATGCCACTTACCAgaccgaccagcaggccccacaccagcggcacaccctcctaccactgctacttgtttaatgaccatgttcaaacctaaatggactcgtaacaatctgcactaataatatcaccactattaactatctgctgtatctggtttggtcatttttatcaataatgtttaaatagttttgaccagaggaggacgggttgggtcccccttgtgagtcttggttcctcccaaggtttcttcctccagttctgagggagtttttctttgccactgtcgccgctgGGGTCTGCTCACTGGGGTtttttgatccttcatgtcttacgttatttcttttttgtctctgtcttttattaattactaattatgtaaagttgctttgtgatgacaacagttgataaaaactatacaaataaatttgacttgacttgactgactTTTGATTtgtatcatcatcatctcagGAAAACATCTACAGCAATGTAGCCATGAGAGCTGCAGCAAACGACCCACCACCAGATGAAGTTGATGATTATTTCTATGCCACAGTTCAACCCCCCAGACcgaaaaaaaacagcaatgaAGTGAGCTCTGCAGATTCCCATGAGGAGGGTCAGTACGGTAACATCCAGTGCATCCACAATGAAGAAATGCAGAAGAGTGAAGATGATATTCAGTATGCTAGAGTCAGCTTCTCTCCAACTGCTCCAGCCTACAGGTGAGTTAGATCAGCAAAATACATTAATTTGACCTACACTTCTCCTAAATACTTTCCAGATCACATTTAGATCATTTCTGGTTACAGGTCTGCTGTGCCTGAGGATACCGCTGTGATCTACAGCGGTGTGAAGTACACAACATCTGAAGAGCTGTTCATGACCTAAGTTGAACAATAACATTAGGtggtcaatcagcatgaccagtttGACCATCCATTCTggccttccagacaggtgtccttatactacaatcacttaggacacactcactgcactcagtTGCTCTCCATTTCTCTGACTGTAAGACTAATAGCACCAACTGCCTGCTGGACTTCTGTTGAATTATGTCATTAACTTTAAAGAGGataaatatttatgcaatcacttattttacattttatattttgatttaattGACATTACTCTGTAGATACATGTTTTCACTTCACAATAAAgaattttgcaaaaaaaaaaaattataaaatcaataaaaggggaaaacatccaaggatcaagcctgtttaccaccctgttattttacctcacaATAAAACATACCTTTATTTCTTTACATGGGGTTTGTAGAAAAAAATTAAGCTCTAATTTACTGGCTGGTTTTTAAGCCACAACAACATCCAACAGCAGATGTGCAGCATAtcctagcctagcatagcatagctacAGCGGTAACAACACTACTACAGTTATTACTTATTGCCACCTTGCCCTTAACACATAAGGAATAGCCAACATCACTAATCCATTAATACTATCGGTTTTACTACAAATGAATATTAGATAGAACACTAGAAAAGTAAAGATCTGCCAATTAGCACACCCGTTCATAATCCCCCCCCAAGCAATGCTCCCGACTtcaggagggtaaggacttcacAACCGTCTCCCCCAAAATATGTGAAGCCAGTCCCCACCTCTTTTTGCTGGGCAACTTACACACTCTGtggaaagtgccgggtccctAGCTCCagcgcaccagctaacaggcgCCTGTTCCAGTCAACATTACTTAggagtgatgagaggagagcGGGCTGTCTATGCACCCGGACAGAGCATGgaaaattgtgctctctcggatttcggctgctgatggcaaagcagcatggctcaggatttgaacttgtgCCATAGTGGCAGCTatttagaccactgagccaatCTGAGCCCTGATACTGCAGATCTTTACTGTTCTTCAGTGATCTTTTCTTTTTGAGCTTTTGAGCTCAGAGAATACAAACAAGGTCATCATTAATGTTTTACAAATAATTAACAGACGAAAAGGTCAAGTGGAGTTAATTTGGCTTTGACTCGATCTCATTGGCTAGCACTGGAGACTAGACTGTCATAAATGAGGTCTGACTGGGTGCTTTCAATTTGTAGCATCTGGTAGACTGGATTTGATTGACTGACGCTGAGCTCCATGTTCTGGTAGATTGAACTCATCTTGTCTGGGTTCTGGTCTCCAGGTGTGGTCTCTAGATGGTCAGTATTGGTCTGAAAACAAGACTATTAGACTGTTAAAATAGGCCTGGCACTGGTTTGTGAAACGTTTGTGAAATTTAAACTCCAACTCACCTGGCCTCTCGTTAACAGTGAACAACCTGTGAAGAGAGCACAGGTTTAGGACTCCAGGTTGGCATTTGAGTatgctttttatttgttttgtatttttaccTTGTAATACACTAACGATATTCTCCTGGCGATGGTGAAGCATCAGAGACACAACCAGGATGAGCagcacagcaaacacacaagCAGGAATGTAGTTCTGTCGACCTGTGTGGTGATCATCACTGAACATCACTACTTTCAGTGTTACTCTCAAGTTACATTCAGTTTACTGGTTCCTACAGTAACATTAGAATAGACAGTACATTCCAGACTCCTCCTGGAGGAAGGCAGGCATTTCCAGGTCCCATCCAACATCAGCTGATCCCAAAACGGTGCCCTATTTCAAGTATCCAGTGCATTGTCACAATCAGTACTTTCAGTAGCGTGCAAACATTGTACCTGAGAATAATTCCCATAATGCACCACAGCTTTTAGATTGAAGGTAAACATCCAACACTGCTCCAAATCGCTTACGAATCTCGACAATTCAGTGTAGTGAACAGTAAAAGGCcctgtattaaaataaaattatatgaaGCCTCTATTAATTATCTTGAGTCAATGGAGCCAACTTAAACAAATATCCACTCTGTCCTGTAGGTGGCACTAATTTGCCATTTACTATTCATCATCTAATTCCCTTAGATAAGACTGAGAAGATGGTGATCAGTGGTGATAATGCCCCAATTTGCATAAACAAGTTAAATATTGATAAACAACTAGTTGAAATTGCGCAGATTTTTAAAGCTATAGTGAAAGTTGGCTGTAAACCTCAAAATCTACTATCACATCAGATGCCCAATTTCTTAATAGACTGCAAAGAAAGCATGAACCTGCTGAGTAAACTGAATCGTTTCTCTGTGAGCAGAGATACTTCAGAGCTGGTTTACAGGGTTTTGGCATCATTGGGTCTAAGGATAAGCCCAAGTTGAGTTGAGGATTGTGAATATGGCTATTCTTAGGAACTCTTAAGATACTTACTCATTGCTTTGATTTGATGAAGCTAATTTTAGTTATACTGTAATGACTTTAATACAGGGGTGTTTCTTGACCACTTGTACTGGGGCTCCATTAAACTCCTCACCAAGACCCAGCACTGCAGGCTCTGTTTCTCAAAGGGTTTAACAAAACCTTGCTGAAACAGTTTGAATGGAtgctgaatgaatgaaagtTGAGCTACGAGTTTAGCAGGCTGTGTGTGCCTCATTATAAAATGACTCATGATGGGtcaagttttttttagctggagtcgatcatggttaaactggatggagtggaaactctggtcagtgtgtttgggcGAATTATGGGTGTATTTAGGAAAGGGCAGCAGCCATTGATTACAACATGGCCGGACGTAATGTCGAAGTGTGATAATGGTCTATCAACTGACATGACTGAAAGTGTTAGTTCCTGTAGCACATTTCCGTGGCACCAGTAAACTGGGTCTATAGACGCCCTTGTTCTGATACCCGGTGGATCCGAAGCTGGTGTGtttttatgatatttatttattgcttataTTGCGCAACCTGGTGAAGCTAAAGACAAATGGACCATGGACAATAACGTTTTCTGCACTGTTCTATTCAAGTGCTGTAGGTTGTGTGTCCATGATTGGGCCTGCAACCACAAAATCAGACTTTGTTTTGAACTAAATCTATGAATACTATGGTTATGAAGTTCTCCAGAAAGCTGTGGCTGCTTTCTTTAAAGATAATACCTCTATAGTCGTGTGCTTCAGTTTTTTATTAGCCTCAGTTTTGCAAACAGTTGTTAAGAAAGAACAGTTCAGTGTTCAACTGATCAGTGTCAAAGCACTTCTGGGCATCGGTTTAGACTGGTCAGATTCTTTATCATTTCGTGTGCGGaaatggaaaattcaggtccagaaagtaaaaggTCAGTGGTCAATCAAACCAAGCCCAAAGTTTCCCCTTCAAGACTGTGTGACTGATTATGAAGCACATAACTAAAGCCTACCTGCTGCCTTgtttcctgtctctctgtctgtcatcCACTGCTCATGACTGTCTCTGTCCTGTACAGATTTAGCATGTGTTGCTTAGGTAAGAGTTTTAGATAACGTTCGGAAAGTCTTAGTCATCCAGAGAGTGTTTGACTTCTCAGTACCTGATGACTTTCTGTTCCTCCGACTGTCTCTGCCCTGCTGGCAATAAACTGGGATGACTCTGAAAGGCACAGCGAGTTCGCTTATACtaaactacactcttaaaagaaGGGAACAAAGCAGCCCAGAGCCAGAGAAGAGCAAGAGAAGAACAGATTATGGTTCCACAAAGGACCATTTTTTTGTTGTAAAGTTTGAGCAGTGTGAATATTAGGGGAAAAAAGTGGGCATAAAGGTTCTAGAccaatttaaaaggttctcaATGCACCTTCACTATGCCGCCTCGGAAACATCTCATGAACGGTTTACAAGTTACAACCACCCTTTGCTCACCTTTACAGAACATATCAGAACATTGGAATTAATTTGGCTTAGTACTTTACAGATGCCTTgtgagtttatttatatatgccAGCTGCatatataaataagcgagcacaccagtcaccTGTAGCAGAGTGAAAACCACGGACATGGGCAAAGGATGCTATTTAACTGATGTCCAAAATCTTGGAAACTGCTAACTTTGTGGGGTGTTCTAGAGCCACTGTTgtgaaggtgtaccgagaatggGCTTCTTGTACTTTGAGTGCCTCCCAAAGGCATAACAAGTGGTATGGAGCTATTTCTGAGCCACTGTAGAGCAGCTGACCTCTATAataagccaagggtggttattcccaccaTTATGTaggtgtcaagtcaagtcaagtcaagtcaaatttatttgtatagcgctttttacaactgttgtcgtcacaaagcagctttacataattattacttaataaagaacagagacagagaagaaagaagaaataacatgaagcgtcaaagacccccgtgagcaagccaacggcgacagtggcaaggaaaaactccctcagagctggaggaagaaaccttgggaggaaccaagactcacaagggggacccatcctcctctggccagactgttttaaacattaatgataatgGTCATTATATTCGGACAAATATAGATTACATatacaaaattattatttaattgggATGTATGGATAGTATGTCTATATTTATGCAAGGTTATATAAATAGACCTGTGTGTGCAGGCTGAGAGATCTTGTCTGGTCCAAAAAGGGAACTGAGATGAAAGTGTTTCGGAGAAGGGAACATTTCGATTTTGCTCTGCTGGCACCGCAGATGCTAAATTTACACAGCAACTTAATTCTATTTGTGTGTGCCGGCATGGGGGGTGTTACCTTTAGTAGAGATCTTGGCATCCAGATTAGGTAAAGGTGATGTTTCAGGTGGGGTAGTGACCTGAGGAGCtgtatgagagaaaaaaaagtgagaATCTGCAGATAGCATTCAGACCCTGGAAAGTCTTCAGACCCTTGTTACTTTTTTCACATGAAGTTGAGGAAAGAAAATCAGGTTTTAAAAATCAAGCACTCAATGCCTCATAATAAAGGGAAAACAAGATTTTAGGTTTTTTTAGTTTTGGcaatttttttctgtttccacTGGGGTATTGGGAGCTAGAGGTAGGAAACTTGATTTGAAAGTGTCTGAAGGCTTTCagattatattatacatatacagtcaaactggaaagtctgcacaccccttacaccttctccacattttattacattacaaaattcaACAGTACCCTCAAACATCTACACACAATGGCCCACAATGACAAACGTGAAATAaggtttttagacatttgtgctcatttatttaaaaaatcaacaaatgtTCCCTTTAATATGGCACCCAAAAATGAGCTGAGGTGCATTTTGTTTCCACCGATACTGCTCGATATGTTTCTCCAAACATCGGAATCTAAATGATGGgctaaaatgtctaaaaacaaGTGTGCCAAGCTTGCAACCTCTTTTCCAAGATGTCCCAAAGCTGCCAAATTATTTGTTGCTGAAGTTGcacattttctaaaaaaaaattgttttagTTTGTAATTATTTGCAATTGTGTGTAGACCGTTGTAGATATTTGTAGATgtgtctattgtagaataaatcTGTAATGTAATCAACAATAGAGAAAGTAAAAGGGGTGTATCTATCTATTTCATCAGTGTTACAATGTGCTACATTGTCTTTCAAATGACCCACAACAAGTGGGCAATAAATAGTGTATTTAGCAATAGTTGTAGAGTTAAGCTGTGGTAATAGTGATGTCTTACCATCCAGCACTTTAAGAACAAACTCATAAAACGTGTCCGGTCCAGACCTCTCCACCCCACACCAGTACCTTCCAGAATCTGACTTCCACAGCCCTGCAATGGTGACAGTGAAACGCCCTCCGCCTCGGTCATACAGCAAGTATCGCCCTTTCTGGGCTACTTTGCCCACTCCTATAGATCTGATGAGCATGTCACTATTCTTGCAGTTCCATCTGCAAAGGTACTTGATGTTTGTACTGGCCCATCCGTGAGTGCAGGAGATGTTCAGATGTTCATTCACTAAGCCTTCAATTTCAGGAACAGCAAAGACCTCTTTCCTGATGGCTGCTGAAACAAAGTGCCAATCCTTCAACCTTTAGACTTTGAATTAATTTAGTTTCAACTGATTTTTgctatgcaaaaaccttgtcacagtttctgctgtttttccacTTTCAACAAAATGTGTATCTTAagatttcatgataaatgaaccAATTTCAAATATTTATTACCTTAACTTCCATTGGAAGTGCAATAAGCTTTTTTCCTTCTGCAGTAaagttgatgttttggagatataagcAAAAGTATTGTAACACTTGCTCAGTCAttgttacttctgaaatcatttaatcatttttgtaaaaaagcTCTAAAAACGTTTGGAGTAACTATGTccactgtccagtgaaaaagattttctactagattttggaggagcattgctccaAATTCAACAGTAACTAGAGCATtaagtaaggtcaggatgctggatgatcacagCCCCACCTCACCCCCTGCTTGTCCCGAAAGTAAtagatggagaaccatccataatttcagaaaacacagttccactgctccacagctcaatgcagggaatctttatacccctctagcccacgcctggcattaggcatggtgccaatggttCATgcttgtctgctccagagagccatattcttttggcagtacttctctacagagactagagaagctgtgtgtgcatttgcacatctatgtcagcaatgggtgcaacataaagaagctgaatgcattcgttagaaagggtgcccacaaacatttggatatatagtgtacaaggtttttgagtggCAGACAGAATAAATACATCATAGTtacggaataattcatagtatttaatgaaaaatatatatttaataatttactaAATAACACTTAatatgtgagaaaaaaaaaaatgaacttaCCAAAAAggagacagctgagaagatgAAGCATGATTCTCACCTGCATCGTTAGTTTGAATCGTTACAGTGTGTGATGTGGAGGTTAAACCTCTATGTGAACCAACATGTGAACTGGCTTCTGCCTTTAAACCACAAGGTGAATGGTTTCACTTTGAATACACAGTTCCTCAGCAGACGTGCAGGGTCTACATGTCTGATGTGAGCAACAGAAAAATGTACTGAAGAGCATTCACCTGTGCTGGGAAAAACACAGCCATTTATACATACATCTTTCACATTATTtcatatatacaaatatttattaaGTGTAAATGTTCTGTAAACATTAAACAGCGTCCAACTGCATATTTGGATAAGGATATAATCAACTGCTCTGTTCTCACAGACGGAGTCAGATTGATCTTTGTTGTCTATGTTTGCAGACTAAATCCTAGTTGGTCAATTAGTCTGACTGATCCCAGTTGGTCCAGTTCCTCATATAGACTAATTCTAGTTGATCGAGTTGGTCAAATTATACTCATAGTCTGAGTATGGTTGAGTCTATTTGATCTTAGTTGGTCTAATTCTACTCATAGAGATTTTCTGATTTATCCTAGTTGATCTAATTCTTCTTCTAGACCACATCTGATTGATGTCTGTTGTCTACTTGTTCTCATTTACTGAATCTGATTGATTTTTATTGATTGTCTATTTGTTCTTATAGACGGAGTCTGATTGATCTTTGTTGTCTAATTCTTCTTAGACAGAGTCTGGTTGATCCCAGTTTGTCAAATTTTTCTTATAGACTGGTTCTGGTCTTTGAAGCTCTACTTCTCATAGATGGAGTCTATTTGATCTTTGTTGCTGTAGTTCTTTTCATAGACCGGATCTGATTAATCCTAGTTAGTCTACTTTTTTAATTGATAAATTAGTCTAGCTGTAATCATACAGCTATGTATCTGTTTCAGATATGTCTGTTTTCATATTCAGTCTGTACATGGTCTTTGTTGCAATAGCATTTCTTATAGTCTAATTGGTCTTGTTGATCAGACTACTTTCTGCCATAGACTGAAAGTGATTTGTCTGTTTAATTTGACCTTTGCTCAGGTGCCTACTTGGTCTTTATTGGTCAACCTGTTCTCATAGAATGAATCGAACTTACTTGTAGTGACCTACTCATTTTGATTAGCATGAGTCTGGTAGGTCTTTACTGGCCGGCCTGACCTCATACTAACAGAGTCTGATCACTGGCCTCCCTGTTGTCCTAAACTAACTCTGCTTAGTCAATTTTTCCTGTCTACTTTTCATGGCTGGTCTTTTTGCCCTTAAAATGTTCTAATAGACTGGGTCTGGTTGGTCTTGATTGGCGTCCCCGTTCACATGTTACATTGATGTGTTCACTAAAAATCAACACTAAGATGATTACCAAAGCCAAAGGCCAACATTCACTTTCCTCCTACTTGCTGTAACTGTAGTTTTCacttctgcaaatgtgtaaagtCAAGATATCCACGTCAAGAACGCCACAGTGGTAAATGTCACACTTTCATAGTCTGATAGAGATGGGGGACTTTCTTCCTTTTCTGTTATCAAGAAaaaagttttgtctttttttaactaTTCTTTCCACACATTCGAAGTTGAGGTCAATGTCTTTGCACCTTTGTCTACCAAAGTTTTAGATTGTAGTATATACAAGTACTGTAGATTTGCTGGTACTTGAATATGCTCGCAGGCAATTGTGACCTGTTCCTTTGTTGGTCATTATTGGTTGGGTTGTAACTGACTTGGCCTGTTTTTCTCTGCTGAGAATGGTCTCATTTTAGATGTAGGCCTTTGTtttgaaagaaaggaaaagcaaAGAAAGACTAGACATGGTCTTCACCTCACTGCTTCTGCCACCTCTGTATTATCTGTCTGAATAACTAGGACATTTTTATGCATATTCTAATGATAAAAAAGTTTACACTACACTGTATGTACTGCTTTAAACTGTTGGTTACTGTCAAGCATGGCAATATTTGTCTACACCTGCTAGTATACattaagagaagagaaagacataagtgagaaagaaaacaaaaagataaATCATAGAGTTACACAGTACTTTTGGCCTTTTGTATCTCTTGCAAAGTGTGAGCTTGATGTTGAAAATTTTTTACCACACCTTTtagtaaacactgtttttgatACCCACTTGGGCACAACAGCTGAACACAGAAGAACTGCTGTGATAATCTGATCACATTTattgacaagagcgttagtatagtcaggatgttgggtgatcatcacccccctcacctcatcatccccaaccaactccccaactaatcccaaccattttggatggagcaccatccatcactcattccagagaacacagttcttccaatgctccaaagctcaatgctggggggctttatacccctctagcccatgcctggcattaggcagcatggtgccaataggttcatgtttatctgcttcagagagtcctaaaGGTGATAAAGGTgcataaaggtgcacgtatttgtcactgtacagtgtacactgaatgtgtcctccgcattaaACCCATctggtggtgaacacacacact encodes:
- the LOC140536185 gene encoding CMRF35-like molecule 7 isoform X2; translation: MQVRIMLHLLSCLLFAIRKEVFAVPEIEGLVNEHLNISCTHGWASTNIKYLCRWNCKNSDMLIRSIGVGKVAQKGRYLLYDRGGGRFTVTIAGLWKSDSGRYWCGVERSGPDTFYEFVLKVLDAPQVTTPPETSPLPNLDAKISTKGRQNYIPACVFAVLLILVVSLMLHHRQENIVSVLQGCSLLTRGQTNTDHLETTPGDQNPDKMSSIYQNMELSVSQSNPVYQMLQIESTQSDLIYDSLVSSASQ
- the LOC140536185 gene encoding CMRF35-like molecule 7 isoform X1 → MQVRIMLHLLSCLLFAAIRKEVFAVPEIEGLVNEHLNISCTHGWASTNIKYLCRWNCKNSDMLIRSIGVGKVAQKGRYLLYDRGGGRFTVTIAGLWKSDSGRYWCGVERSGPDTFYEFVLKVLDAPQVTTPPETSPLPNLDAKISTKGRQNYIPACVFAVLLILVVSLMLHHRQENIVSVLQGCSLLTRGQTNTDHLETTPGDQNPDKMSSIYQNMELSVSQSNPVYQMLQIESTQSDLIYDSLVSSASQ
- the LOC140536185 gene encoding uncharacterized protein isoform X3, coding for MQVRIMLHLLSCLLFGLWKSDSGRYWCGVERSGPDTFYEFVLKVLDAPQVTTPPETSPLPNLDAKISTKGRQNYIPACVFAVLLILVVSLMLHHRQENIVSVLQGCSLLTRGQTNTDHLETTPGDQNPDKMSSIYQNMELSVSQSNPVYQMLQIESTQSDLIYDSLVSSASQ